The following coding sequences lie in one Arachis ipaensis cultivar K30076 chromosome B05, Araip1.1, whole genome shotgun sequence genomic window:
- the LOC107641087 gene encoding uncharacterized protein LOC107641087, which produces MADVPPPSLSELMRMVTELQQANQRMADENQIMAAQIAELNHVRIEHNDTHHQQPEDNEHHSQPSHVSETVRADEIQPEDKKEESDELVGPFTEEVMNFELPKRFTLPLILTPYDGLGDPKKFLKKFRSIMIVNGASDTVLCRCFPNYLDGPALDWLCALLAGSVSRFQQLAKLFEEHFAGSAIYLHDSDYLNTIKQGQNESLKEYMTHFTKIAISIPDLHPEVHLHAIKSGLRPGKFQETIAVAKPKTLAEFRKKAKGQIDIEELRQARKSDKTIYRDEHKAPSSKQNFKLTPRFDSYTQFNTRREDIIKKILNSKLIKPLRKAGTYQDTKHADKSKYCAFHQKHGHTTDDCVVAKDLLERLARQGHLDKYIGGHIQKRTAISTNSDITEQQHRGKEKVTPNNYEKPRGIINYISGGYAGGGSSSSSRKRSFRAICSLEGPQSEVENSAQLPQVTFTQADFKSNIQNLDDPVVITLQLGDLLVKKVLLDPGSSADVLFYSTFQKMKLSNNILQSTGGDLVGFSGKRVPIMGSVWLQTLLGEHPLSKTCDIQYLVVDCFSPYNLILGRPFLNKFGAIVSTVHLCVKFPLQDDHVVTIHGDHKEVRHCYNVGMKFQIHSKQQVNNVDLTKNSSALADLDPRTDFRE; this is translated from the coding sequence ATGGCTGACGTGCCACCTCCTTCCTTGTCCGAGCTTATGCGGATGGTAACCGAGCTACAGCAAGCCAACCAACGAATGGCCGATGAAAATCAGATAATGGCTGCTCAAATCGCTGAACTGAACCATGTTCGGATAGAACATAACGATACTCATCACCAACAGCCAGAGGATAATGAGCATCATTCCCAGCCCTCTCACGTCTCGGAGACTGTCCGAGCTGACGAAATTCAACCCGAAGATAAAAAGGAAGAGTCCGACGAACTTGTAGGACCCTTCACAGAAGAAGTGATGAACTTCGAGTTGCCAAAGAGATTCACCCTGCCACTAATCCTCACACCTTATGATGGGCTTGGAGACCCGAAGAAATTCCTCAAAAAGTTCCGATCAATAATGATCGTCAACGGTGCATCAGATACTGTTTTATGCCGTTGTTTTCCAAATTATTTAGACGgccctgcacttgattggttgtgTGCTTTGCTTGCAGGTTCTGTTTCGCGCTTTCAGCAACTGGCCAAGTTATTCGAGGAACATTTCGCAGGATCTGCAATTTATTTGCACGACTCGGATTATCTTAATACAATCAAGCAAGGACAAAATGAGAGCTTGAAGGAGTACATGACTCATTTTACGAAGATTGCCATAAGCATACCAGACCTTCACCCCGAGGTCCATCTCCACGCGATCAAAAGTGGACTCCGACCAGGAAAGTTCCAAGAAACCATTGCGGTAGCAAAGCCGAAGACCCTTGCCGAGTTCCGCAAAAAAGCTAAAGGTCAAATCGATATCGAGGAACTCAGACAAGCTCGGAAGTCGGACAAAACAATCTACAGAGACGAACATAAGGCGCCGAGCAGTAAGCAAAATTTTAAACTAACCCCTCGGTTTGATTCTTATACGCAGTTCAATACCAGGAGAGAGGACATAATAAAGAAAATCCTGAATTCAAAATTGATCAAGCCTCTGAGAAAGGCTGGCACCTACCAAGATACTAAACACGCAGACAAATCCAAGTATTGCGCATTCCACCAAAAGCACGGTCACACCACCGACGATTGTGTGGTCGCCAAAGACCTCCTAGAGAGATTGGCTCGGCAAGGTCACCTTGACAAGTATATTGGAGGTCACATCCAAAAGCGCACGGCGATCTCTACAAACAGTGACATAACCGAACAGCAACACCGAGGAAAAGAAAAGGTAACGCCAAACAATTACGAAAAGCCTCGGGGAATAATCAATTATATTTCAGGAGGGTACGCCGGTGGAGGATCCTCAAGCTCGTCAAGAAAAAGATCATTCCGAGCAATATGCTCGTTAGAAGGACCGCAAAGCGAGGTTGAGAATTCAGCACAACTCCCACAAGTCACATTTACACAAGCAGACTTTAAGTCTAACATACAGAACCTGGATGATCCCGTGGTTATCACTCTTCAGTTGGGAGACCTACTGGTCAAGAAAGTACTTCTAGATCCTGGAAGCAGCGCAGACGTCTTATTCTATTCGACGTTTCAAAAAATGAAGCTCAGTAACAACATTCTCCAGTCAACAGGGGGAGATCTGGTCGGATTCTCGGGCAAACGAGTTCCAATAATGGGATCAGTGTGGTTACAAACCCTACTGGGTGAGCATCCTCTTTCAAAAACTTGTGATATTCAATATCTAGTAGTAGATTGCTTCAGTCCATATAATCTTATCCTTGGCCGCCCTTTCTTAAACAAGTTCGGCGCCATTGTATCTACAGTACACCTGTGTGTTAAGTTTCCCTTGCAGGACGATCATGTTGTCACAATCCATGGCGATCATAAAGAAGTTCGGCATTGTTACAACGTCGGCATGAAATTCCAAATTCATTCGAAGCAACAAGTTAACAATGTCGATCTTACAAAAAATAGTTCGGCATTAGCCGACCTAGATCCAAGAACAGACTTCCGAGAATGA
- the LOC107641084 gene encoding uncharacterized protein LOC107641084: MNLITSKEKNDGKEIAQWNKNLVDIFCALCVKSIETGSKPGTHFDIKSWKQLIAEFTKATRKEYNRKQLRNKWDQLKVIPKAKKEGIEGIHPDFEATLDRMFQRTAATGEDAWTPSSGIVPSSIEKDTQLEDSEDFDI; the protein is encoded by the exons ATGAATTTGATCACAtctaaagaaaaaaatgatggAAAAGAAATTGCACAATGGAACAAAAATCTAGTAGATATCTTTTGTGCTTTGTGTGTGAAAAGTATTGAAACTGGTAGCAAACCGGGCACACATTTTGATATCAAAAGTTGGAAACAATTGATAGCTGAATTCACAAAAGCTACGAGAAAAGAATATAATAGAAAACAATTGAGAAACAAATGGGATCAGTTGAAA GTTATTCCAAAGGCTAAAAAAGAAGGGATAGAAGGGATTCATCCAGATTTTGAGGCAACATTGGATAGGATGTTTCAAAGAACAGCTGCAACAGGAGAAGATGCTTGGACTCCATCTTCCGGAATAGTTCCTTCTTCAATTGAGAAAGATACACAACTTGAAGATAGTGAGGATTTTGATATATAG
- the LOC107641086 gene encoding putative nuclease HARBI1, with translation MEIDYDEEEEEEFDRVLNSTVCLVFQYYNKYIYKRSCMTSTQTGNKWLKEILEGNNSRCCSMFRMEKDVFKRLCYDLETNYGLCASRRISAAEMLAMFLFVLGGENSNKSTKERFQHSGETISRKFEEVLQAVCKMAIDIIQPKDRDFKEVPTKLRNDDRYWPHFKDAIGAIDGTHVPVIVSTEDQIRFIGRKEIPNQNVMVACNFDMEFTFALAGWEGTAHDTRVCLHAIGKYYLVDVGYPEKKGYLGPYKGATYHLPKFRRVNGPSGYYEIYNYAHSSLRSVIERTFGVWKKRWKILRDMPSFSYKKQIQIVIATMALHNYIRRYSTSERKFKKYDQMDVELEEEDGYGKAVLPNTIVAYRKVSRRISWLALAGRR, from the exons ATGGAAATTGATTatgatgaagaggaagaggaagaatttgATCGAGTTTTAAATTCCACAGTATGTTTGGTCTTCCAATATTATAATAAGTATATCTATAAAAGATCATGCATGACTTCTACACAAACAGGAAACAAATGGCTTAAAGAGATATTAGAAGGGAATAATAGTCGTTGTTGCAGCATGTTTAGGATGGAAAAAGATGTTTTTAAAAGACTATGCTATGATTTGGAAACAAACTATGGTTTATGTGCCTCAAGGAGAATAAGTGCTGCAGAAATGCTAGCAATGTTCCTATTTGTACTAGGAGGTGAAAACTCAAATAAGTCAACTAAGGAGCGGTTTCAACATTCTGGTGAAACAATAAgtcgaaaatttgaagaagtgCTACAAGCTGTGTGCAAAATGGCCATAGACATTATACAACCAAAGGATCGTGATTTTAAAGAAGTGCCTACAAAATTAAGGAATGATGATAGATATTGGCCTCACTTTAag GATGCAATTGGTGCTATAGATGGAACTCATGTACCAGTGATTGTGTCTACTGAAGACCAAATTCGATTTATTGGTAGAAAAGAAATTCCAAACCAAAATGTTATGGTTGCATGTAATTTTGATATGGAATTTACTTTTGCTTTGGCCGGTTGGGAAGGGACAGCTCATGACACAAGAGTATGTTTACATGCAATTG GTAAATACTATTTAGTAGATGTAGGCTATCCAGAAAAGAAAGGTTATCTAGGACCATACAAAGGAGCAACATATCATTTGCCAAAATTTCGTCGTGTTAATGGACCTTCTGGATACTACGAAATATATAactatgctcattcttcacttaGAAGCGTGATAGAACGTACATTTGGAGTTTGGAAAAAGAGATGGAAAATTTTACGAGATATGCCTAGTTTTAGCTataaaaaacaaattcaaattgtTATTGCAACAATGGCTCTGCATAACTACATTAGACGTTATTCTACAAGTGAACGTAAGTTTAAAAAATATGATCAGATGGACGTTGagcttgaagaagaagatggataTGGTAAAGctgttttaccaaacacaattgtg GCATATCGGAAGGTTTCCAGGCGAATAAGTTGGCTTGCTCTTGCAGGAAGGCGGTGA